From one Tetragenococcus osmophilus genomic stretch:
- a CDS encoding ClC family H(+)/Cl(-) exchange transporter gives MLKKLYTTDQTRLYFILKGGIVGIISGVLVSIFRLTIEKMTEYVQHFYLFAQEEPLWLIFWAMLSIVVAIFIGYLIKAQPHISGSGIPQVEGLLQEEIHYRWFPVLLNKFVGGILAVGSGLFLGREGPSIQLGASVGQGLSSTYDSPKYEQKILISSGASAGLAAAFNAPIAAVLFIVEEVHHTFSPLIWLTSLVSSIIANFISLYIFGLQPVLYLGHMESLPLKYYGLLLILGIFLGVFGRMYQKNLLNLPKWFNKLPIPSPFYGLVPLLLVIPIGFYFPQLLGGGNQIILNLEENNHSLYLLLFLFLLRYLFSMISYGSNLPGGIFLPILSLGAILGALFGVFSIEYLGLESFYLKNFIIIAMAGYFTAIGKAPLTAIILVTEMVGSINHLMPLGFVALIAYIVVDSLGGHPIYESLLDRLVSFKKIADPNEKIVIEFPVTAESILDGMPVRDFVWPEETLLVSIRRNEQDILPHGDTILRMDDTLLILTDTDHATDVRRQLRKKTLIK, from the coding sequence ATGTTAAAAAAATTATATACAACGGATCAAACACGGTTATATTTTATTCTAAAAGGAGGAATTGTTGGCATTATTTCGGGTGTTCTGGTCAGTATTTTTCGCTTAACCATCGAAAAAATGACAGAATACGTGCAACATTTTTACCTTTTTGCGCAAGAAGAACCACTTTGGCTAATTTTTTGGGCCATGCTCTCTATTGTTGTAGCTATTTTTATCGGCTATCTTATTAAAGCACAGCCACATATTTCTGGAAGTGGGATTCCACAGGTTGAAGGATTATTACAAGAAGAAATTCATTACCGTTGGTTTCCTGTTCTTTTGAATAAATTTGTCGGAGGCATACTTGCTGTTGGCTCTGGGCTCTTTTTAGGACGAGAAGGCCCTTCTATCCAACTAGGGGCATCTGTGGGACAAGGATTAAGCAGTACTTACGATTCTCCTAAGTATGAACAAAAGATTTTAATTTCAAGCGGTGCTAGCGCTGGTTTAGCAGCGGCTTTTAATGCGCCTATTGCGGCTGTTTTATTTATTGTTGAAGAAGTTCATCATACCTTTTCTCCACTTATCTGGTTAACTTCTCTTGTTTCATCCATTATAGCTAATTTTATTTCTCTTTATATTTTTGGTTTACAGCCTGTTTTATATTTAGGCCACATGGAATCTCTACCTTTAAAGTATTATGGTTTATTACTCATACTAGGGATCTTTTTAGGTGTTTTTGGCAGAATGTATCAAAAGAATTTGCTTAATTTGCCTAAGTGGTTTAATAAATTGCCTATCCCCTCGCCTTTTTATGGCCTTGTTCCTTTATTGTTGGTTATTCCGATCGGCTTTTATTTCCCACAACTTTTAGGCGGTGGGAACCAAATTATTTTAAATCTAGAAGAAAATAATCATTCACTTTACTTATTATTATTTTTGTTCCTGCTTCGCTATCTTTTTTCCATGATTTCTTATGGGTCTAATCTTCCTGGAGGAATTTTTCTTCCTATTTTATCATTAGGTGCTATCTTAGGAGCATTATTTGGCGTATTTTCGATTGAATATTTAGGCCTTGAAAGTTTTTACTTGAAGAACTTTATCATTATCGCAATGGCAGGTTATTTTACTGCTATTGGAAAAGCCCCTCTTACTGCCATTATTTTAGTAACTGAAATGGTCGGTTCGATTAATCACTTAATGCCGCTAGGTTTTGTGGCATTAATAGCTTATATTGTAGTGGATTCTTTAGGTGGTCATCCTATATATGAATCATTACTTGATCGCTTAGTTTCCTTTAAAAAAATCGCAGATCCTAATGAAAAAATTGTTATTGAGTTTCCAGTTACTGCTGAAAGTATTTTAGATGGTATGCCTGTCCGTGATTTTGTATGGCCAGAAGAAACTTTACTAGTTTCTATCCGACGTAATGAACAAGATATTTTACCACATGGCGATACTATTTTAAGAATGGATGATACCCTTTTGATACTAACCGATACCGACCATGCAACTGATGTTCGAAGGCAATTAAGAAAAAAGACTTTAATAAAATAG
- a CDS encoding DeoR/GlpR family DNA-binding transcription regulator: MLTEKRHQFILDLLTENDIVTINELLKPLNASESTVRRDLKNLEEQGLLARVHGGAKKMPHLSFEATMAEKEEKFHQQKVQIAKFCAGLLDIEDVIYLDAGSTTIEMIQFIPNDLSIKVVTNSVKHAALLIDRQIETIILGGNIKLSTNATLGATAMQQLSDFRFSKSFLGMNGAELEAGFTTPDPEEAAVKRQALQQSQQAYVLLDHSKLQQVTFVQVASLKSATIVTNSCPQKFREDFQDQTTLKEVN; this comes from the coding sequence ATGCTTACAGAAAAGAGGCATCAGTTCATACTGGACCTTTTGACTGAAAATGACATCGTAACAATAAATGAGCTTTTGAAACCGCTCAATGCTTCAGAGTCGACAGTTCGTCGCGATTTAAAAAATCTCGAAGAACAAGGGTTACTTGCACGGGTTCATGGAGGCGCTAAAAAAATGCCTCATCTTAGTTTTGAGGCAACCATGGCTGAAAAGGAAGAAAAATTTCATCAGCAAAAAGTACAAATTGCTAAATTCTGTGCCGGTTTATTGGACATAGAAGATGTGATTTATCTTGATGCTGGCTCAACAACGATTGAAATGATTCAATTTATTCCAAATGACCTTTCTATTAAGGTCGTAACGAATTCAGTAAAGCATGCCGCTCTTCTAATTGATCGTCAGATTGAAACGATTATTTTAGGTGGGAATATAAAACTATCAACTAATGCTACACTTGGTGCTACAGCTATGCAGCAGTTAAGTGACTTCCGTTTTAGTAAGAGCTTTTTAGGTATGAATGGCGCAGAGCTTGAAGCTGGCTTTACTACCCCTGACCCTGAAGAAGCAGCGGTTAAACGACAAGCATTACAGCAAAGTCAACAAGCATATGTACTGCTTGATCATTCAAAATTACAACAAGTCACATTTGTACAAGTAGCCTCTTTAAAGTCAGCTACCATTGTTACAAACAGTTGTCCCCAAAAGTTTCGTGAGGATTTCCAAGATCAAACAACGCTAAAGGAGGTTAACTAA
- the pfkB gene encoding 1-phosphofructokinase has product MIYTLTLNPSIDYIVHVNQLKTGEINRMTADFKLPGGKGINVSRILQRIDASSCPLGFLGGFTGDFIEKWLIEEGIQSQFTRVKEDTRINVKLKAEEETEINGQGPSLAEDEINRLKFTLSEQITTGDIVILSGSTPGGLRKDFYQELIQIIKDNGAEFVIDTTGEDLSAALSKGPLLVKPNNHELAELYHTTLNSLDDIIAYGKKLLEDGAKNAIISMAGDGALLITPEGTYLSNVLEREVKNSVGAGDSMIAGFIGNFSQTKDPQTAFKWGVACGSATTFSDDLATGEFINELLPEVTIKNI; this is encoded by the coding sequence ATGATTTATACCTTAACATTGAATCCTTCAATTGATTATATTGTTCATGTAAATCAACTGAAAACAGGAGAAATTAATCGCATGACCGCAGATTTTAAACTACCTGGAGGTAAAGGGATCAATGTTTCTCGCATTTTACAACGAATAGATGCTAGTTCTTGCCCTCTAGGATTTTTAGGTGGTTTTACCGGTGATTTTATCGAAAAATGGTTAATTGAGGAAGGAATTCAAAGCCAATTTACCCGAGTTAAAGAAGATACTCGTATTAATGTCAAATTAAAGGCAGAAGAAGAAACTGAAATTAACGGACAAGGTCCATCCTTAGCTGAAGATGAGATCAATCGCCTAAAATTTACCTTATCTGAACAAATTACTACCGGTGATATCGTTATTTTGTCTGGAAGTACACCTGGTGGTTTAAGAAAAGACTTTTATCAAGAACTCATTCAAATTATAAAAGATAATGGTGCTGAGTTCGTTATTGATACTACCGGTGAAGATTTATCAGCTGCCCTTTCTAAAGGCCCATTACTAGTAAAACCTAATAACCATGAGCTAGCAGAGCTTTACCATACAACACTTAATTCATTAGACGATATTATTGCTTATGGGAAAAAGCTATTAGAAGATGGAGCTAAAAACGCAATAATTTCTATGGCTGGCGATGGTGCTTTACTTATTACTCCAGAAGGTACTTACCTTTCAAATGTTTTAGAGCGTGAAGTGAAAAACTCGGTAGGCGCAGGAGACTCTATGATTGCTGGTTTTATCGGAAACTTTTCTCAAACAAAGGATCCACAAACTGCTTTCAAATGGGGAGTTGCCTGTGGAAGTGCAACTACTTTTTCTGATGATTTAGCAACAGGAGAATTTATCAACGAATTGCTCCCAGAAGTAACGATAAAAAATATATAG